In Nitrospirae bacterium YQR-1, the genomic stretch TTAGGTCATTTTTAAGTCTTACCGCACGGGTGTCATAAGTTGCCGCCTTTGGTGCGTCATAGTCAACTGCCGCCGTTACCTCCACACATGGAGTTGCTCCCTTGATTTCCTCTGTGGACAGTATTATGGCATCGTCACTCAATTCCTTCTTGACCATCGAAAGCGCTTCTGAAAATGTTCTTGCCTGAAATTTTTTAATCTTCATATCTGACCACTCCTAACGTATAAAGCCTTGCCGAGGAAATCTCAGCATTGGACAGAACCACCACTGAGGGTACAAACCTGTCCAATAAACGTTTTAAAAATCTCCTTATGTGCGAGGAACATAAAATTATCGGCTGCACTCCCCGTAACCCCTCTTTGTCCATAAGTTTTTCCACGCCCTTAACCAACCTGTTAATAATATCAGGATTTATAGCCTCGCCGGTCTGAACACTTCTGCCGATTGAGGATTCAAAGCGTGGATCCAGTGTAAATACCGGCACCGAGCCATCCTGCATAGCGTACTGTTTGCTTATGTGTCTGCCAAGGGCTTGCCTTACGTGTTCGGCCAGTATGTCGGGGTCTTTTACATTTGGGGCATAATCCAATACTGTCTCAAGCACTGTCACTATATCATTGATGGGCACACGCTCTTTGAGAAGCCCCTGCAGCACTCTCTGAATTCCGCCAAGGGTCATGTAGGCAGGTACAAGTTCCTCCACTATTTTTGGGTATGAGCGTGAGACGTTGTCAAGAATATTCTGAACCTCGGTTCTTGAGAGCAGCTCCCAACAGTGCTTTCTTATTAACTCGGTAAGATGCGTGGCAATAACTGTAGGCGTATCTACAACCATATATCCAGCTATCTGAGCACTATCTATGTTAGCCTCTTCTATCCAGAAAGCAGGCAGACCAAAGGCGGGCTCTTTGGAAGGTATGCCGTCTATTCTTTCCACATCCTCTGAGGCCACAGCCAGCCAGTAGTTCATCATAACCTCGTTTCTTGCCACCTCTATACCTCTTATCATAAAGCTGTACTCATGCGGGCGCAGCTGAAGGTTGTCTCTTATATGGACAGCGGGAATAACAAAACCTATTTCTTTGGCAAGCTGTTTTCTCATCGCCTTTATTTTACCGAGAAGCTCACCACGTTGTTCCTCAACCAGCGGTATAAGGCCATAACCGATTTCAAGTGTAAGTGGATCAATTTCAATAAACGTCTCAGGTTTGGGCTCCTCAGCCGGTATTTCGGCGGGATGCTCCGCCGTCTCATCCTCTTTAGCTTTTAATGTCAATAGATATGCTA encodes the following:
- the flhA gene encoding flagellar biosynthesis protein FlhA; the protein is MNWLKIIQDRAEIVVSIAVVSILGVMLIPLPPFLLDMLLSISIAISIVILITSVYIQKPLDFSVFPTMLLLTTLFRLSLNVATTRLVLLKGNEGMDSAGTVIMAFGNFVVGGNYTVGLIIFLILVIVNFVVITKGSGRIAEVAARFTLDAMPGKQMAIDADLNAGLIDEKGAKKRRELIAQEADFYGAMDGASKFVRGDAVAGLIITAINIFGGIFIGVIQKDMPIVDALQTYTILTIGDGMVTQIPALLISTAAGIVVSRAGKESDMGHDITQQVLVNPKTLFTAAGILFVFAIVPGLPHVPFLLIAAAAAGLAYLLTLKAKEDETAEHPAEIPAEEPKPETFIEIDPLTLEIGYGLIPLVEEQRGELLGKIKAMRKQLAKEIGFVIPAVHIRDNLQLRPHEYSFMIRGIEVARNEVMMNYWLAVASEDVERIDGIPSKEPAFGLPAFWIEEANIDSAQIAGYMVVDTPTVIATHLTELIRKHCWELLSRTEVQNILDNVSRSYPKIVEELVPAYMTLGGIQRVLQGLLKERVPINDIVTVLETVLDYAPNVKDPDILAEHVRQALGRHISKQYAMQDGSVPVFTLDPRFESSIGRSVQTGEAINPDIINRLVKGVEKLMDKEGLRGVQPIILCSSHIRRFLKRLLDRFVPSVVVLSNAEISSARLYTLGVVRYED